Proteins co-encoded in one Bacillus paramycoides genomic window:
- the hisE gene encoding phosphoribosyl-ATP diphosphatase produces MKNAFTLLFETIEERKRSPLLESYTNYLFSKGEDKILKKIGEECSEVIIASKNNDKEELVKEMVDVMYHCFVLLAEKNIPLEDIMEEVKERNGKLSRVGDRREIDTL; encoded by the coding sequence ATGAAAAACGCCTTTACATTACTATTTGAAACAATTGAAGAACGAAAGAGAAGTCCGCTTCTTGAATCATATACAAATTACTTGTTTTCAAAAGGGGAAGATAAAATTTTAAAGAAAATTGGTGAGGAATGTTCCGAAGTAATTATCGCATCTAAAAATAATGATAAAGAAGAGTTAGTGAAAGAGATGGTTGATGTAATGTATCACTGCTTCGTTTTATTAGCCGAAAAAAATATACCATTAGAAGATATTATGGAGGAAGTGAAAGAAAGAAATGGGAAGCTTTCGAGAGTAGGAGATAGAAGAGAAATAGATACATTATAG